Proteins found in one Mustela lutreola isolate mMusLut2 chromosome 12, mMusLut2.pri, whole genome shotgun sequence genomic segment:
- the LOC131812838 gene encoding interferon alpha-1/2-like — protein MALPCSFLVALVVLSCHSLGSLGCDLPQDHGLLHWKTLMLLRQMRRLSASSCDNYTNDFGFPQEVFDGKQLQKAQALSVIHVTNQKTFHLFCTEASPAPWNTTLLEELCSGLSEQLGHLEACPLQEAGVGEMPLVNGDSILRNYFQRISLYLQEKQYSPCAWEMVRAEIMKPLYASTALRKELRSRK, from the coding sequence ATGGCCCTGCCCTGCTCCTTCTTGGTGGCCCTGGTGGTGCTCAGCTGCCACTCACTCGGCTCTCTGGGATGTGACCTGCCTCAGGATCATGGCCTGCTACACTGGAAGACCCTGATGCTCCTGCGACAAATGAGGAGACTGTCTGCTAGCTCCTGTGACAACTACACAAATGATTTTGGCTTCCCCCAGGAAGTGTTTGACGGCAAGCAGCTGCAGAAGGCTCAAGCCCTCTCTGTCATCCATGTGACGAACCAGAAGACCTTCCACCTCTTCTGCACAGAGGCCTCACCTGCTCCCTGGAACACGACCCTCCTGGAGGAATTGTGCTCAGGACTTTCTGAGCAGCTGGGCCACCTGGAAGCCTGTCCCCTGCAGGAGGCGGGGGTAGGAGAGATGCCCCTGGTGAATGGGGACTCCATCCTGAGGAACTACTTCCAGAGAATCTCCCTCTATCTGCAAGAGAAGCAATACAGCCCTTGTGCCTGGGAGATGGTCCGAGCAGAGATCATGAAACCCTTGTATGCATCAACAGCCTTGCGAAAGGAATTAAGGAGCAGGAAGTGA
- the LOC131812130 gene encoding interferon alpha-1/2-like, with product MALSCSFLVALVVLSCHSLDSLGCDLPQDHDLLHWRALMLLRQMRRLSASSCDNYTNDFGFPQEAFNNKQLQKAQALSVVHVTNQKTFHLFCTEASPAPWNTTLLEELCSGLSEQLGHLEACTLLEAGVGELPLVNGDSILRNYFQRISLYLQEKQYSPCAWEMVRAEIMKPLYASTALHKRLRSGKWTPLSTWK from the coding sequence ATGGCCCTATCCTGCTCCTTCTTGGTGGCCCTGGTGGTGCTCAGCTGCCACTCCCTAGACTCTCTGGGATGTGACCTGCCTCAGGACCACGACCTGCTGCACTGGAGGGCCCTGATGCTCCTGCGACAAATGAGGAGACTATCTGCTAGCTCCTGTGACAACTATACAAACGACTTTGGCTTCCCCCAGGAGGCCTTCAACAACAAGCAGCTGCAGAAGGCTCAAGCCCTCTCTGTCGTCCATGTGACGAACCAGAAGACCTTCCACCTCTTCTGCACAGAGGCCTCACCTGCTCCCTGGAACACGACCCTCCTGGAGGAATTGTGCTCAGGACTTTCTGAGCAGCTGGGCCACCTGGAAGCCTGTACCCTgctggaggcaggggtgggagagctGCCCCTGGTGAATGGGGACTCCATCCTGAGGAACTACTTCCAGAGAATCTCCCTCTATCTGCAAGAGAAGCAATACAGCCCTTGTGCCTGGGAGATGGTCCGAGCAGAGATCATGAAACCCTTGTATGCATCAACAGCCTTACATAAGAGACTAAGGAGCGGGAAGTGGACACCCCTTTCAACATGGAAATGA